A window of the Pirellulales bacterium genome harbors these coding sequences:
- a CDS encoding ABC transporter ATP-binding protein, with protein sequence MKEAFLETRNLSVQFGRQLVLRQVDLAIPQGQTLAVIGESGCGKTVLMKTLIGLVRPTRGQVLIDGRDLSRLSERELTRQRIRFGFVFQGAALFDSMTIEQNIGFPLRQHTKKSADELHEIVLARLAEVGLPSSVVSKKPAELSGGMRKRVGLARALALSPEIMLYDEPTTGLDPIMSDVINELMIRVRENNPVTSIIVTHDMHSARKVADRIVMLYPLARLEEDEPQIIFDGSPRDIDRSHDSRVTQFINGEAGERIMEMREAQLADMSEWD encoded by the coding sequence ATGAAGGAAGCCTTTCTCGAAACGCGGAACCTGTCGGTCCAGTTCGGCCGGCAATTGGTGCTGCGCCAGGTCGATCTGGCCATTCCTCAGGGGCAGACGCTGGCCGTGATCGGCGAAAGCGGTTGCGGCAAAACCGTGCTCATGAAGACGCTGATCGGGCTCGTGCGCCCCACGCGGGGACAGGTGCTGATCGACGGCCGCGACCTGTCGCGACTCAGCGAGCGAGAGCTCACCCGGCAGCGGATCCGCTTCGGCTTCGTGTTCCAGGGGGCCGCCCTGTTCGACAGCATGACCATCGAGCAGAACATCGGCTTTCCGCTTCGCCAACACACGAAGAAATCGGCCGACGAGCTGCACGAAATCGTCCTGGCGCGGCTGGCCGAGGTCGGCCTCCCCTCGAGCGTCGTCTCGAAGAAGCCAGCCGAGTTGTCGGGCGGCATGCGCAAGCGTGTGGGCCTGGCACGGGCACTCGCACTCTCGCCCGAGATCATGCTGTACGACGAGCCGACGACCGGACTCGATCCGATCATGAGCGACGTCATCAACGAACTGATGATCCGCGTGCGCGAGAACAACCCCGTGACGAGCATCATCGTCACGCACGACATGCACTCGGCCCGCAAGGTGGCCGATCGCATCGTCATGCTTTATCCCCTCGCGCGCCTGGAAGAGGATGAACCGCAAATCATCTTCGACGGCAGCCCGCGGGATATCGATCGATCGCACGATTCGCGCGTGACGCAATTCATCAACGGCGAGGCGGGGGAACGCATCATGGAGATGCGCGAGGCGCAACTCGCCGACATGTCGGAATGGGATTAG
- a CDS encoding ABC transporter permease: MAIFDWIADLGALAIDLVRALGNVSLFALRTFSWLLTRLPRRETLLPSFYSIGVLSLPVVALTGTFIGMVLAVQSYSQFRILHLETRLGAVINMSLVRELGPVLAATMLAGRVGSAMAAELGTMRVTEQIDALASMGANPVHYLVVPRFLGCLVLIPTLTIMADFMGVVGGAFYSIVILKIDSHFYWENSQQFVGAFDLFSGVFKSLFFGAAIAIISCHRGFYCDPGAEGVGRAATGAFVYSFVTILAIDLFLGIILDAIYYTLWPNAGNIL, encoded by the coding sequence ATGGCGATCTTCGATTGGATCGCCGACTTGGGAGCGCTCGCCATCGATCTCGTGCGGGCGCTGGGCAATGTCTCGCTCTTTGCGCTGCGCACTTTCTCCTGGCTGCTGACGCGGCTGCCGCGGCGCGAGACGCTGCTCCCCAGCTTCTACAGCATCGGCGTGCTCAGCCTGCCGGTGGTGGCCCTGACGGGCACGTTCATCGGCATGGTACTCGCCGTGCAAAGCTACTCGCAATTTCGCATCCTGCACCTCGAGACGCGTCTGGGGGCAGTCATCAATATGTCGTTGGTCCGCGAACTGGGGCCGGTGTTGGCCGCCACGATGCTCGCCGGCCGTGTTGGCAGTGCCATGGCCGCCGAACTGGGGACGATGCGCGTCACCGAGCAGATCGACGCGCTGGCCAGCATGGGGGCCAATCCCGTGCATTACCTGGTCGTGCCGCGATTTCTGGGTTGCCTGGTGTTGATTCCCACGCTCACGATCATGGCCGACTTCATGGGGGTGGTCGGCGGTGCGTTCTACTCGATCGTGATCCTCAAGATCGATTCGCACTTCTATTGGGAGAACTCGCAGCAGTTCGTCGGCGCGTTCGACCTGTTCAGCGGCGTGTTCAAAAGTCTCTTCTTCGGGGCGGCCATCGCGATCATCAGTTGCCATCGCGGCTTCTATTGCGATCCGGGGGCCGAAGGCGTCGGCCGCGCCGCCACCGGAGCGTTCGTCTACTCGTTCGTCACGATTCTCGCCATCGATCTGTTCCTGGGCATCATCCTCGACGCGATCTACTACACACTCTGGCCGAACGCGGGAAATATCTTGTAG
- a CDS encoding ATP-dependent Clp protease ATP-binding subunit, translated as MYERFTDRARKVMQLANQEAQRFNHEYIGTEHVLLGLIKEGSGVAANVLKNLDVDLRKIRLEVEKLVQSGPDMVTMGKLPQTPRAKKVIEYSMEEARNLNHNYVGTEHILLGLLREQEGVAAQVLMNLGLKLEDVREEVLNLLGHGIEGSEGGERNPAGAGAGSGDTQKSGKSKTPALDSFGRDLTELARQSKLDPVIGREKEIERAIQILCRRTKNNPVLLGEAGVGKTAIVEGFAQRVVDGNVPELLADRRIVVLDLAMMVAGTKYRGQFEERIKAVMNEVRRAKNTILFIDELHTLVGAGGAEGAIDASNVLKPALARGEIQCIGATTLDEYRKYIEKDSALDRRFQIVMVEPSTKPETVEILKGLRDRYETHHRVQITDDALESAVELSSRYITGRCLPDKAIDVIDEAGARVRLRTMTRPPDLKEIDEEVERLNKEKEEAVANQDFEKAAALRDQADKLKKKKQNLTRDWREKSRETDGMVDEEVIAEVVSKMTGIPLTRMTTEDSMRLMEMEKDLHKRVVSQHEAIVSIAKAVRRSRSGLKDPKRPTGCFIFAGPTGVGKTLLAKALAEFMFGDEDALIQIDMSEYMEKHNVSRLIGAPPGYVGFEEGGQLTEKIRRRPYAVVLLDEIEKAHPDVFNMLLQVMEEGRLTDSFGRNVDFRNTVLIMTTNAGAEAIKNESSFGFQRPDDDASYDSMKERVHERIEKVFRPEFLNRVDDVIVFRHLTVEDLKDVIDIELSKVRERLSERGLRLELTDGAKQFLIKKGSNTDFGARPLRRALENYIEDPLSEELLKGEFQGKDLIRVDVKEVGDKKQLVFDGVTTEEGAPVAAATGGEEKGPSESSAS; from the coding sequence ATGTACGAGCGATTTACCGACCGCGCACGCAAGGTCATGCAACTGGCGAACCAGGAAGCGCAGCGCTTTAACCACGAATACATTGGCACCGAGCACGTGCTGCTAGGTCTCATCAAGGAAGGTAGCGGCGTCGCCGCCAACGTGCTCAAGAACCTCGATGTCGATCTGCGCAAGATCCGCCTCGAAGTCGAAAAGCTCGTCCAGAGCGGACCGGACATGGTCACCATGGGCAAGCTGCCGCAAACCCCGCGGGCCAAAAAGGTCATCGAGTACTCGATGGAAGAAGCCCGCAATCTGAACCACAACTACGTCGGTACCGAGCACATCCTGCTCGGCCTGCTGCGCGAGCAGGAAGGCGTGGCCGCCCAGGTGCTGATGAACCTGGGCCTCAAGCTCGAGGATGTCCGCGAGGAGGTGCTCAACCTGCTCGGCCACGGCATCGAAGGGAGCGAAGGGGGCGAACGCAATCCGGCCGGCGCCGGGGCGGGCTCGGGCGACACGCAAAAGTCCGGCAAGTCGAAGACCCCCGCGCTCGACAGCTTCGGCCGCGACCTCACCGAGCTGGCTCGTCAAAGCAAGCTCGATCCGGTGATCGGCCGCGAGAAGGAAATCGAACGCGCCATCCAGATTCTCTGCCGCCGCACGAAGAACAACCCCGTCCTGTTGGGCGAGGCGGGCGTCGGCAAGACGGCCATCGTCGAAGGCTTCGCCCAGCGCGTCGTCGACGGCAATGTGCCCGAACTCCTGGCCGATCGGCGCATCGTGGTGCTCGACCTGGCGATGATGGTCGCCGGTACGAAGTATCGCGGCCAGTTCGAAGAGCGCATCAAGGCGGTGATGAACGAAGTCCGCCGCGCGAAGAACACGATCCTGTTCATCGACGAGTTGCACACCCTGGTGGGCGCCGGTGGCGCGGAAGGCGCGATCGACGCTTCGAACGTGCTCAAGCCGGCCCTGGCTCGCGGTGAAATCCAGTGCATCGGCGCCACGACCCTCGACGAGTACCGCAAGTACATCGAGAAGGACAGCGCCTTGGATCGCCGTTTCCAGATCGTGATGGTCGAGCCGTCGACCAAGCCCGAGACGGTGGAGATCTTGAAGGGTCTTCGCGATCGGTACGAGACGCACCACCGCGTGCAGATCACTGACGACGCCTTGGAATCAGCGGTCGAGTTGTCGAGCCGGTATATCACCGGACGCTGCCTGCCCGACAAGGCGATCGACGTGATCGACGAGGCGGGCGCCCGCGTGCGTCTGCGCACGATGACCCGTCCGCCCGACCTCAAGGAGATCGACGAGGAAGTCGAGCGCCTGAACAAGGAAAAGGAAGAGGCGGTCGCCAACCAGGATTTCGAAAAGGCCGCCGCGCTGCGTGACCAGGCGGACAAGCTGAAGAAGAAGAAGCAGAACCTGACCCGCGACTGGCGCGAGAAGTCGCGCGAGACCGACGGCATGGTCGACGAGGAAGTCATCGCCGAGGTCGTGTCGAAGATGACCGGCATCCCGCTCACGCGGATGACGACCGAAGATTCGATGCGACTGATGGAGATGGAGAAGGATCTGCACAAGCGGGTGGTCAGCCAGCACGAGGCGATCGTCTCGATCGCCAAGGCGGTGCGACGCAGCCGCAGTGGCCTCAAGGATCCGAAGCGGCCGACCGGCTGCTTCATCTTCGCCGGGCCGACGGGCGTCGGTAAGACCTTGCTCGCCAAGGCCCTGGCCGAGTTCATGTTCGGCGACGAGGACGCGCTGATCCAGATCGACATGTCCGAGTACATGGAGAAGCACAACGTCAGCCGCTTGATCGGCGCCCCGCCGGGCTACGTCGGCTTCGAGGAAGGGGGCCAGTTGACGGAGAAGATCCGCCGCCGGCCGTACGCCGTCGTGCTGCTCGACGAGATCGAGAAGGCGCACCCCGACGTGTTCAACATGCTCTTGCAGGTGATGGAAGAAGGCCGCCTGACCGACAGCTTCGGTCGCAATGTCGACTTCCGCAACACCGTGCTGATCATGACCACGAACGCCGGCGCCGAGGCGATCAAGAACGAATCGTCGTTCGGCTTCCAGCGTCCGGACGATGACGCCTCGTACGACAGCATGAAGGAACGCGTCCACGAGCGGATCGAGAAGGTCTTCCGGCCCGAGTTCCTGAACCGCGTGGACGACGTGATCGTCTTCCGCCACCTGACGGTCGAAGACCTGAAGGACGTCATCGATATCGAGCTGTCGAAGGTCCGCGAGCGACTGAGCGAGCGCGGCCTGCGGCTCGAGCTGACCGACGGCGCGAAGCAGTTCCTGATCAAGAAGGGCTCGAACACCGATTTCGGTGCCCGTCCGCTGCGTCGCGCGTTGGAAAACTACATCGAGGATCCGCTGTCCGAAGAACTGCTCAAGGGCGAGTTCCAGGGCAAGGATCTGATCCGCGTCGACGTGAAGGAAGTGGGAGACAAGAAGCAGCTCGTCTTCGACGGTGTCACCACGGAGGAAGGCGCTCCGGTGGCAGCCGCCACGGGGGGCGAAGAAAAGGGACCGAGCGAGTCGTCGGCCTCGTAG
- a CDS encoding tetratricopeptide repeat protein — MRGTWSGLALAVGFSLLLDGALVVSYAWTELVSPAVRTTAWTVLGACYLASVVAGCRWRWRQSAASLEVREAGLFERARDDYLRGHWLDAETTLHELLARDPRDVDARLLLASLYRRTRRHDEAQRVLARLERLDGGEKWIDEIRRERALLALAQERMAVENEAETPVADENENISLHEAA; from the coding sequence ATGCGCGGCACCTGGTCCGGTCTGGCCTTGGCGGTCGGCTTCTCTCTCCTCCTCGACGGCGCGCTCGTCGTCAGTTATGCGTGGACCGAACTCGTGAGTCCTGCCGTGCGTACCACGGCATGGACCGTGCTCGGCGCCTGCTATCTGGCGTCGGTCGTGGCAGGCTGCCGATGGCGGTGGCGGCAAAGTGCCGCCTCGCTCGAAGTTCGGGAAGCCGGTTTGTTTGAGCGGGCCCGCGACGACTATCTCCGCGGGCATTGGCTCGACGCCGAAACGACGCTGCACGAGTTGCTCGCCCGCGATCCACGAGATGTCGACGCGCGGCTCTTGCTGGCTTCGCTTTACCGCCGCACGCGGCGGCACGACGAAGCACAACGCGTCTTGGCTCGACTCGAGCGCCTGGACGGCGGCGAGAAATGGATCGATGAAATCCGCCGCGAGCGAGCCCTGCTCGCCCTGGCGCAAGAACGAATGGCCGTAGAGAACGAAGCCGAGACGCCCGTCGCGGACGAAAACGAAAACATCTCCCTGCACGAAGCTGCCTGA
- a CDS encoding thiamine phosphate synthase gives MGHLLTAAAERALEAAWQWSSCSDSDALGLPELLMGLLAETECRAALMLEARGVTVEDVCRQWPELSPRTAAAPLPRRLADEVVNSFAAAESHLADFPRPLALATEFILLGIIADAGPAGRWLTQQGLDLASVEREIHTFYDHIAGPLAVEPSDDLEDEAEASLLGEVREPAAASRALDSGAKTPAVPSRGSTTAVWRILDAEANRAGEALRVVEDYVRFALDDRHLATLMKGLRHDFAATVSALPLDRRHAARDTQADVGTTITSPAERRRTDETAVVTANLRRAAESLRSLEEFSKTVAAEIASRFETLRYRTYTLERAIDITRTSGERLVGAQLYVLIDGGTSDDAFVALAAPLVEAGVHVLQLRDKQLDDRELLARARLLRSLTRDTDTLFIVNDRPDIAALAEADGVHVGQEELAVKDARSIVGPDRLIGVSTHSIEQARAAVLDGANYIGVGPTFASHTKQFAEFPGVSLLRAVAAEITLPVFAIGGIAAQNLDEVLATGIERVAVSSAVVGASDPAAAAGRLLGRLASVRSRLELAD, from the coding sequence ATGGGACATCTTCTTACCGCCGCCGCCGAACGAGCCCTCGAAGCCGCATGGCAGTGGTCCAGTTGTAGCGATTCGGACGCCCTGGGACTGCCCGAGCTGCTGATGGGGCTGTTGGCCGAAACCGAGTGCCGGGCTGCTTTGATGCTCGAGGCGCGTGGCGTCACGGTCGAGGACGTATGCCGGCAGTGGCCCGAGCTGTCGCCACGCACAGCCGCGGCGCCCCTGCCGCGGCGTCTGGCAGACGAGGTCGTGAACTCGTTCGCGGCGGCCGAGTCGCATCTGGCTGACTTTCCCCGGCCGCTGGCCCTGGCCACCGAGTTCATCCTGTTGGGGATCATCGCCGATGCTGGTCCGGCCGGTCGCTGGTTGACCCAGCAGGGGCTCGACCTCGCCTCGGTCGAACGTGAGATTCACACGTTTTACGACCACATCGCCGGACCCCTGGCCGTGGAACCGAGCGACGATCTGGAAGACGAGGCCGAAGCTTCCCTCCTCGGCGAGGTGCGTGAGCCTGCGGCCGCATCGCGTGCCCTCGATTCTGGGGCCAAAACTCCTGCCGTGCCGTCTCGGGGGAGCACGACCGCCGTGTGGCGGATTCTCGATGCCGAAGCCAATCGGGCCGGCGAAGCCCTGCGTGTCGTCGAAGACTACGTCCGCTTCGCGCTCGACGATCGACACCTGGCAACGTTGATGAAGGGCCTGCGGCACGATTTCGCGGCGACGGTCTCTGCCCTGCCCCTCGATCGCCGGCATGCCGCGCGCGACACCCAGGCCGACGTGGGTACCACCATTACCAGCCCCGCCGAGCGACGGCGCACCGACGAGACGGCGGTCGTCACGGCTAATCTGCGCCGCGCGGCCGAATCTTTGCGCAGCCTGGAGGAGTTCTCGAAAACGGTCGCGGCCGAGATCGCGTCGCGGTTCGAGACGCTGCGCTATCGCACCTACACGTTGGAACGGGCGATTGACATCACGCGCACCAGCGGCGAACGACTCGTCGGCGCGCAGCTCTACGTCCTCATCGATGGTGGCACGTCGGACGACGCCTTCGTCGCACTGGCCGCTCCACTCGTCGAGGCGGGCGTACACGTGCTCCAACTGCGCGATAAGCAGCTCGACGATCGCGAGCTACTCGCACGGGCACGATTGCTACGCTCCCTCACGCGCGACACCGACACCTTGTTTATCGTGAATGACCGGCCCGACATCGCGGCGCTCGCCGAGGCCGATGGCGTCCACGTCGGCCAGGAGGAACTGGCGGTAAAGGACGCACGCTCGATCGTCGGGCCCGATCGCTTGATCGGCGTCTCGACCCACTCGATCGAGCAAGCGCGGGCCGCGGTGCTCGACGGCGCGAACTACATCGGCGTCGGACCGACGTTCGCCTCGCATACCAAGCAGTTCGCGGAGTTTCCGGGAGTCTCCTTGTTGCGTGCCGTCGCGGCCGAGATCACGCTGCCAGTCTTCGCGATCGGTGGCATCGCGGCGCAGAATCTCGACGAGGTGTTGGCCACGGGCATCGAACGCGTCGCGGTCAGTTCGGCCGTCGTCGGGGCGTCCGATCCCGCGGCGGCGGCCGGCCGGTTGTTGGGGCGTCTGGCCTCGGTGCGTTCTCGGCTCGAGCTGGCCGATTAA
- a CDS encoding TlpA family protein disulfide reductase encodes MSPASGSNGRTVLAIVLVLIGTAYVIYSIWRTPPGGGERGEHHPAAGRTLFFVSLRSVDDGRLVGLTDFAGKVTLLNFWGTWCPPCREELPRLQVLAQEFATHEDFAVAAVSYPFGEDVDPRTLATETRQFLDATGLKLPVYLDVDNQTMTAADLIVGVPGFPTTIILDRSGKIRGVWNGYQRGYEQEMHEFVARLLAEPYQVSMPELTITGQEYLVPLEGEEPPP; translated from the coding sequence GTGTCGCCGGCCAGTGGCTCAAACGGCCGCACGGTGCTGGCGATCGTGCTGGTTTTAATCGGCACGGCCTACGTGATCTACTCCATCTGGCGCACTCCGCCCGGTGGAGGCGAACGGGGCGAGCATCATCCCGCGGCAGGCCGAACGCTGTTCTTCGTCAGCCTGCGGTCGGTCGACGACGGCCGGCTGGTGGGCCTGACCGATTTTGCCGGCAAGGTCACGCTGCTCAACTTCTGGGGCACGTGGTGTCCTCCCTGCCGCGAGGAACTCCCGCGCTTACAGGTCCTCGCGCAGGAGTTCGCCACGCACGAAGACTTCGCGGTCGCGGCCGTCTCCTATCCGTTCGGCGAGGATGTCGATCCGCGGACGCTCGCCACGGAAACGCGCCAGTTTCTCGACGCGACCGGCCTCAAGTTGCCGGTATACCTCGACGTCGACAATCAGACGATGACCGCGGCGGATCTCATCGTGGGCGTGCCGGGATTTCCCACGACCATCATTCTCGATCGCTCGGGCAAGATCCGCGGCGTGTGGAACGGCTACCAGCGCGGTTACGAGCAGGAAATGCACGAGTTCGTCGCACGGCTGCTGGCAGAGCCGTACCAGGTGAGCATGCCCGAGCTCACCATCACCGGCCAGGAATACCTGGTTCCGCTCGAGGGGGAAGAGCCCCCGCCTTAA
- a CDS encoding helix-turn-helix domain-containing protein → MATVLVAPAAQKQFDALPVVIQACVEKVYHRLERWPHVSGARPLAGELAGRWRIRTGDYRIQFSASADVVTVEKIGHRDGFYEEWSMSTAEQVVTRGGKRFVLVEEGRWKKLCQLAARGATPVDNLLPAYPPADADGNRPAVAHARVSIARKIIASRQAAGLSQEQLAKLAGIRQETLCRLETGKHSPTVRTVEKIDRALQRATKSARRKGSPA, encoded by the coding sequence GTGGCGACGGTGTTGGTTGCTCCCGCGGCCCAAAAGCAATTCGACGCGCTGCCTGTGGTGATTCAAGCGTGCGTCGAAAAGGTCTATCACCGACTAGAGCGCTGGCCGCACGTGAGTGGAGCGAGGCCGTTGGCCGGCGAACTAGCAGGACGGTGGCGCATCCGCACCGGCGATTATCGCATCCAGTTTTCGGCGAGCGCCGACGTGGTGACTGTCGAAAAAATTGGACACCGCGATGGATTCTATGAGGAGTGGAGCATGAGCACGGCAGAGCAAGTGGTGACGCGGGGTGGGAAACGGTTTGTCCTGGTTGAAGAGGGGCGGTGGAAAAAACTCTGCCAGTTGGCGGCGCGAGGCGCTACGCCCGTGGACAACCTGTTGCCCGCCTACCCGCCGGCCGATGCCGATGGCAACCGGCCTGCCGTGGCACACGCTCGGGTGTCGATAGCCCGCAAGATTATCGCGTCTCGCCAGGCGGCGGGGCTGTCGCAAGAGCAACTGGCCAAGCTGGCGGGGATTCGGCAGGAAACCTTGTGTCGCCTGGAAACCGGCAAACATTCCCCCACCGTCCGCACGGTCGAGAAGATCGATCGCGCTCTACAGAGAGCCACCAAGTCAGCCCGCCGAAAGGGTTCGCCCGCGTGA